From a region of the Fischerella sp. JS2 genome:
- a CDS encoding glycoside hydrolase has product MSHPLYIAFIWHQHQPLYKSRSGVSLSLSQHYRLPWVRLHGTKDYLDLVLLLEKYPKLHQAVNLVPSLILQLEDYIAGTAFDPYLEVSLTPTEQLTQQQREFIIQHFFDANHHTMIDPHPRYSELYSQKQERGQAWCLENWQAQDYSDLLAWHNLAWIDPLFWDDPEIAAWLKQGRNFTLGDRQRIYSKQRDIISRIIPQHRKMQETGQIEVLTSPYTHPILPLLADTDSGRVAVPNMALPQYRFQWPEDIPRHLQKAWNLYIDRFGQEPRGLWPSEQSVSPAILPYILKQGFKWICSDEAVLGWTLRYFFHRDGAGNVQQPELLYRPYRLETPAGDLAIVFRDHRLSDLIGFTYGSMPPKQAAADLVGHLQAIARMQRQHQSEQPWLVTIALDGENCWEFYSQDGKPFLEALYATLEREPHLKLVTVSEFLEQYPPTATIPGKQLHSGSWVDGSFTTWIGDPAKNRAWDYLTQARATLANHPEATEENNPAVWEALYAAEGSDWFWWFGEGHSSNQDAIFDQLFREHLCGIYKALNEPIPPYLRQPVEVHAARTDHRPESFIHPSIDGQGDEQDWDKAGRIEIGGARGTMHNSSVIQRLWYGVDHLNFYLRVDFKAGSQPGQGLPFELNLLWFYPDQTMHNSPVPLAEVPDIAPVNYLFHHHLEINLLTQSVQFREAGEHYQWHPRTSRAQVALDRCLEIAVPWADLQVPPDYTLHLILAFADEGRFCNYLPENGLISIAVP; this is encoded by the coding sequence ATGTCTCATCCCCTTTACATCGCTTTTATCTGGCATCAACATCAGCCGCTGTATAAATCTCGCAGCGGCGTTTCGCTTTCTTTGTCCCAGCATTATCGCTTGCCTTGGGTACGTCTACACGGTACTAAGGATTACCTAGATTTAGTACTGCTTTTAGAGAAATATCCTAAGTTACACCAAGCCGTCAATTTAGTACCATCGCTGATCTTACAGTTAGAAGATTATATAGCTGGTACAGCTTTTGATCCTTATTTAGAAGTTAGTCTCACGCCCACAGAACAACTCACTCAGCAACAGCGAGAATTTATCATCCAACACTTTTTTGATGCCAATCATCATACGATGATTGACCCTCATCCCCGCTATAGTGAGTTATATAGCCAAAAGCAAGAAAGAGGACAAGCTTGGTGTTTAGAAAATTGGCAGGCACAAGATTATAGCGATTTATTGGCTTGGCACAATTTGGCTTGGATTGATCCTTTGTTTTGGGATGACCCAGAAATTGCTGCGTGGTTAAAACAAGGTCGAAATTTTACTTTAGGCGATCGCCAACGTATTTATTCCAAACAACGAGACATTATTAGCCGCATCATCCCCCAACACCGGAAAATGCAAGAAACAGGGCAGATTGAGGTACTAACTTCGCCCTACACTCACCCGATTTTGCCCTTACTTGCTGATACTGATTCCGGCAGAGTAGCTGTACCAAATATGGCTTTGCCCCAGTATCGATTTCAGTGGCCAGAAGATATTCCCCGACATCTGCAAAAAGCTTGGAATTTATATATAGATAGATTTGGGCAAGAACCCCGTGGTTTATGGCCCTCGGAACAGTCAGTGAGTCCAGCAATTTTGCCGTATATTCTCAAGCAAGGATTTAAGTGGATTTGCTCAGATGAAGCTGTCTTGGGATGGACGTTGCGGTACTTTTTCCACCGGGACGGGGCAGGAAATGTGCAACAACCAGAGTTATTGTATCGACCATACCGTTTAGAAACTCCTGCGGGTGATTTGGCAATTGTCTTTCGTGACCATAGATTATCAGATTTAATTGGCTTTACCTATGGTTCTATGCCACCGAAACAAGCAGCAGCCGACTTGGTGGGACACCTACAAGCGATCGCGAGAATGCAAAGACAACACCAAAGCGAACAACCTTGGTTAGTCACTATCGCTTTGGATGGCGAAAATTGCTGGGAATTTTATTCTCAAGATGGCAAACCCTTTTTAGAAGCTTTGTATGCAACCCTAGAACGAGAACCACATCTTAAACTCGTTACCGTCTCAGAATTCCTCGAACAGTATCCACCAACAGCAACTATTCCCGGAAAACAACTACATAGTGGTTCCTGGGTAGATGGTAGTTTTACCACTTGGATTGGCGATCCTGCCAAGAATCGTGCCTGGGACTACTTAACACAGGCACGTGCCACCTTAGCAAATCATCCAGAAGCAACCGAAGAAAACAACCCAGCAGTTTGGGAAGCATTGTACGCAGCAGAAGGTTCTGACTGGTTTTGGTGGTTTGGTGAAGGGCATTCTTCCAACCAAGATGCAATTTTCGATCAATTATTTCGCGAACATCTATGTGGTATTTATAAAGCTTTAAATGAACCCATACCTCCCTACCTACGTCAACCTGTAGAAGTTCATGCTGCACGCACAGATCATCGTCCAGAAAGCTTTATTCATCCCAGCATAGACGGTCAAGGAGATGAACAAGACTGGGATAAAGCTGGACGTATCGAAATAGGTGGCGCAAGGGGAACAATGCACAACAGCAGCGTCATCCAACGCCTGTGGTATGGGGTAGATCACTTGAATTTTTATCTCAGGGTGGACTTCAAAGCAGGTAGTCAGCCAGGACAGGGTTTGCCATTTGAGTTGAATTTGCTGTGGTTTTATCCTGACCAGACAATGCATAATAGCCCTGTTCCCTTAGCAGAAGTGCCAGATATCGCACCAGTCAATTACCTGTTTCATCATCATTTAGAAATCAATTTGCTAACGCAATCGGTTCAATTTCGGGAAGCAGGGGAACATTATCAGTGGCATCCCCGTACCAGTCGGGCGCAAGTTGCTTTAGACCGTTGTTTGGAAATTGCAGTACCGTGGGCTGATTTACAAGTTCCACCAGACTATACCCTGCACTTAATTCTAGCGTTTGCAGATGAAGGACGTTTTTGCAATTATCTGCCGGAGAATGGTTTGATTTCGATTGCAGTGCCTTAA
- a CDS encoding NifU family protein, producing the protein MELTTDNVETVLDEMRPYLMSDGGNVELVELDGPIVKLRLQGACGSCPSSTMTLRMGIERRLKEMIPEIAEVEQVI; encoded by the coding sequence ATGGAACTGACAACTGACAACGTAGAAACTGTTTTGGATGAAATGCGCCCTTATCTGATGTCTGATGGTGGTAACGTAGAACTTGTAGAACTTGATGGTCCCATTGTTAAACTGCGGTTACAAGGCGCTTGCGGTTCTTGCCCAAGTTCTACAATGACCTTGAGAATGGGTATTGAACGTCGTCTCAAGGAAATGATTCCCGAAATTGCAGAAGTTGAGCAAGTAATTTAG
- a CDS encoding DUF3386 domain-containing protein, producing the protein MTTPDTARELFQTAYESRYTWDKNFPGYSADVQVVQGAEIYTGQVRINHDMNIEVTGVSDQQVAEGIYTQLQDMVTHRQHTSFEESHGNHEFILGEIDNTDAVEILVKGESMDSNYKIRDKQVCQVNRTMGRMTFVIDTYKSLDTGEGYIPISYEATFRNTQTNKVNSVLKFEDTYEKIGNYYIMTKQIVQEYVDEKNTTNTEFNYSNIVLG; encoded by the coding sequence ATGACAACTCCAGACACAGCCCGCGAGTTATTCCAAACTGCTTACGAAAGCCGTTACACTTGGGACAAAAACTTTCCTGGTTACAGTGCAGATGTACAAGTGGTGCAGGGTGCGGAGATTTACACAGGTCAGGTTCGCATTAACCACGACATGAATATAGAAGTTACAGGAGTCAGTGACCAGCAAGTTGCAGAAGGTATTTACACTCAATTACAAGATATGGTCACTCACCGTCAACATACTTCTTTTGAGGAGTCGCATGGCAATCATGAATTTATTCTCGGTGAAATAGACAACACTGATGCAGTGGAAATTTTGGTCAAGGGTGAATCAATGGATTCTAATTACAAAATCCGGGACAAGCAAGTTTGTCAGGTAAATCGAACAATGGGTCGTATGACTTTTGTAATTGATACTTATAAAAGCTTGGATACAGGGGAAGGCTATATTCCCATTTCCTATGAGGCTACTTTCCGCAACACCCAAACCAACAAAGTCAATAGTGTTCTCAAGTTTGAAGATACCTATGAGAAAATAGGCAACTACTACATCATGACCAAGCAAATTGTGCAAGAGTATGTAGATGAAAAAAATACTACTAATACTGAGTTCAATTACTCAAATATTGTTCTTGGTTAG
- a CDS encoding ATP-binding protein: MSIAANSQQPNFVSEHLETIASNTNGSSATLGAELVYMQDGIGRFLSFHWQHCQRFGIDPQQVVDANVDAVFAPVDKVAYLERLQRILTTLVPEKCQYWFRYQEHLIELELIISPILPTLGNPAIAVLVIGRLLQATVSETELEAIAQSATELELALRSQQHQQLVTQITRNIRRTLDLDVIWQQTVDSLGELLQLKRSIICPYQPLNNKLKVIAEYRQPALSSVLGLEVDIASEPAFARALTTLEPILEENPKHPLFGQETMLVVATCYQDQPNGLIAVTLCDKCYGVTAAELELAKEVADQLGTAIAHATLYRELEAARQQAEEASRLKSEFLANVSHEIRTPLNGMIGFLKLILDGMADDPEEQKQFILEAHKSSLHLLDVISDILDFAKIEADKMELELVPVSIAELFSDVGNFMRLQAEQKNLSFQMHLPETSDDILVYGDYQRLKQVMLNLVGNAIKFTHEGGVTVNADVVRKTVIFQDREFPGMVKVRVADTGIGVSLDQQDKLFQLFSQVDGSRTRQYGGTGLGLVISQKLVEAMGGEVHFYSLGEGLGSTVTFNVPLYQQPVMVSPSEGNTQE; this comes from the coding sequence ATGAGTATTGCTGCTAATTCCCAACAGCCAAACTTTGTGTCTGAACATCTGGAAACTATTGCCAGTAACACTAATGGCTCATCAGCCACTTTAGGAGCCGAGTTGGTGTATATGCAAGACGGGATAGGGCGCTTTCTTTCCTTTCATTGGCAACACTGCCAAAGGTTTGGTATTGATCCTCAGCAAGTTGTTGATGCTAATGTCGATGCGGTTTTTGCCCCAGTAGATAAGGTTGCTTACTTAGAAAGATTGCAACGAATACTTACAACTTTAGTGCCAGAGAAGTGTCAATACTGGTTTCGCTATCAAGAGCATTTGATAGAGTTGGAGTTAATTATTAGTCCAATTTTGCCGACATTGGGTAATCCTGCGATCGCTGTTTTAGTGATCGGACGCCTACTACAAGCCACTGTCAGCGAAACAGAACTGGAAGCGATCGCACAAAGCGCCACAGAATTGGAATTAGCGTTACGTTCACAGCAACATCAACAATTGGTAACACAAATTACCAGAAATATCCGGCGTACTCTAGACTTGGATGTAATTTGGCAACAAACAGTTGACAGTTTAGGAGAACTGCTACAGCTGAAGCGTTCGATTATCTGTCCATACCAACCATTAAATAACAAGCTCAAGGTCATAGCAGAGTATCGTCAACCAGCGTTAAGTTCTGTATTGGGATTAGAAGTGGATATTGCTTCTGAGCCAGCATTTGCTAGAGCTTTGACTACCTTAGAACCAATTTTAGAAGAAAACCCCAAACATCCGCTATTTGGGCAAGAAACAATGTTGGTAGTCGCAACCTGCTATCAAGATCAGCCCAACGGATTAATTGCTGTAACTCTATGCGATAAATGTTATGGTGTGACAGCCGCAGAACTGGAACTAGCAAAAGAAGTGGCAGATCAGCTAGGGACTGCGATCGCTCATGCGACTTTGTATAGAGAACTAGAAGCTGCACGCCAACAAGCAGAAGAAGCATCTCGCCTCAAAAGTGAGTTTCTCGCTAACGTTTCCCACGAAATTAGAACGCCGCTTAACGGGATGATCGGCTTTTTAAAATTAATTTTGGATGGAATGGCTGACGATCCAGAGGAACAAAAGCAGTTTATTTTGGAGGCCCATAAATCATCACTACATTTACTGGATGTCATTAGTGACATCTTAGACTTTGCCAAAATCGAAGCAGACAAAATGGAACTGGAACTTGTACCAGTCAGTATTGCAGAATTATTCAGCGATGTAGGCAACTTTATGCGCCTGCAAGCCGAACAAAAAAACCTGAGTTTTCAAATGCATTTGCCAGAGACATCGGATGATATTCTTGTTTACGGTGACTACCAACGTCTCAAGCAAGTAATGCTAAATTTAGTCGGCAACGCTATTAAATTTACTCATGAAGGTGGTGTGACTGTCAACGCCGATGTAGTTCGCAAAACAGTAATATTTCAAGACCGAGAATTTCCCGGTATGGTAAAAGTACGTGTAGCAGATACTGGTATTGGCGTTTCTCTAGATCAACAAGACAAACTGTTTCAGCTATTTTCACAAGTAGATGGTTCCCGCACTCGTCAATATGGTGGTACAGGTTTAGGACTAGTCATATCTCAAAAACTTGTAGAGGCGATGGGTGGAGAAGTACATTTTTATAGTTTGGGTGAAGGGCTTGGCTCTACAGTAACCTTCAATGTACCACTGTATCAGCAACCAGTAATGGTTTCACCAAGTGAAGGTAATACACAAGAATAG
- the lepA gene encoding translation elongation factor 4 yields MTDVPAARIRNFCIIAHIDHGKSTLADRLLQVTGTVDNRLMKEQFLDNMDLERERGITIKLQAARMNYTAKDSQQYVLNLIDTPGHVDFSYEVSRSLAACEGALLVVDASQGVEAQTLANVYLALEHNLEIIPVLNKIDLPGAEPDRVIGEIEEIIGLDCSGAILASAKEGIGVDEILEAIVERVPPPRNTVNQPLRALIFDSYYDSYRGVIVYFRVMDGTLKKGDRIYLMASGKEYEIDELGVLSPNQKQVTDLHAGEVGYLAAAIKAVADARVGDTITLTNAKAAEPLSGYKEANPMVFCGMFPIDADQFEDLREALEKLKLNDAALHYEPETSSAMGFGFRCGFLGLLHMEIVQERLEREYNLDLIITAPSVVYRVTTNKGEVIYIDNPSHLPPPNEREKIEEPYVQVEMITPETYVGTLMELSQNRRGVFKDMKYLTQGRTTLTYELPLAEVVTDFFDQMKSRSRGYASMEYHLIGYRENPLVKLDIMINGEPVDSLAMIVHRDKAYGVGRSMAEKLKELIPRHQFKVPIQAAIGSKIIASEHIPALRKDVLAKCYGGDISRKKKLLQKQAKGKKRMKAVGTVDVPQEAFMAVLRLDQQ; encoded by the coding sequence ATGACTGACGTTCCCGCAGCTCGTATTCGGAATTTTTGTATTATTGCTCACATTGACCACGGCAAATCTACCCTTGCTGACCGCTTGCTACAAGTTACTGGCACGGTGGACAATCGCCTCATGAAAGAACAGTTCCTTGACAATATGGATCTGGAACGGGAGCGCGGCATTACAATCAAGCTGCAAGCAGCCCGGATGAACTACACAGCAAAAGATAGTCAGCAGTACGTACTTAATTTAATTGATACTCCTGGTCATGTGGATTTCTCTTATGAAGTATCTCGGAGTCTGGCAGCTTGCGAAGGCGCATTGTTGGTAGTAGACGCTTCCCAAGGTGTAGAAGCACAAACTCTCGCCAATGTTTATTTGGCACTAGAACACAACTTGGAAATTATTCCAGTGTTGAACAAAATTGACTTACCGGGAGCAGAACCAGATAGAGTCATTGGAGAAATTGAAGAAATTATTGGCTTGGATTGCAGTGGTGCAATTCTCGCTTCTGCCAAAGAGGGAATTGGTGTTGATGAAATTTTAGAAGCGATTGTAGAGCGTGTTCCACCACCACGAAATACAGTCAATCAACCTTTAAGAGCATTGATTTTTGATAGCTACTATGATAGCTACCGAGGTGTGATTGTATATTTCCGCGTCATGGATGGGACTTTGAAGAAAGGCGATCGCATTTATCTAATGGCGTCTGGCAAGGAATATGAAATTGACGAATTGGGTGTACTTTCTCCCAACCAAAAGCAAGTTACAGACTTACACGCTGGAGAAGTAGGTTACTTAGCAGCAGCCATTAAAGCCGTTGCTGATGCCCGCGTCGGCGACACTATCACCCTGACTAATGCCAAGGCTGCTGAACCTTTATCTGGTTACAAAGAAGCAAATCCAATGGTGTTCTGTGGCATGTTCCCGATTGATGCCGATCAATTTGAAGACTTGCGGGAAGCGTTGGAAAAGCTCAAACTTAATGATGCAGCGCTGCATTATGAACCAGAAACTTCTAGCGCGATGGGTTTTGGTTTCCGTTGTGGTTTCTTGGGATTGCTGCACATGGAAATTGTGCAAGAACGCTTGGAACGGGAATACAACCTAGATTTAATTATTACTGCCCCTTCAGTAGTTTACCGTGTTACCACTAACAAAGGCGAAGTAATCTACATCGATAATCCCAGTCACTTACCTCCTCCCAACGAACGGGAAAAAATAGAAGAACCTTACGTCCAGGTAGAAATGATTACACCAGAGACTTATGTCGGTACTCTGATGGAATTATCACAAAACCGACGTGGTGTGTTCAAAGATATGAAATATCTCACCCAAGGACGTACTACACTGACTTACGAATTACCCTTGGCAGAAGTCGTCACTGACTTTTTTGATCAAATGAAATCGCGATCGCGTGGTTATGCCAGTATGGAATATCACTTGATCGGCTACCGCGAGAATCCTTTGGTGAAGCTAGATATCATGATTAACGGCGAACCAGTTGATTCTTTAGCAATGATTGTCCACCGCGATAAAGCCTATGGTGTTGGGCGTTCAATGGCTGAGAAGTTAAAAGAACTCATTCCTCGCCATCAGTTCAAAGTGCCAATTCAAGCCGCTATTGGTAGCAAGATTATCGCCAGCGAACACATTCCCGCCTTACGAAAAGATGTACTTGCCAAGTGTTACGGTGGTGACATCAGTCGCAAGAAAAAACTGTTGCAGAAGCAAGCCAAGGGTAAAAAGCGGATGAAAGCTGTAGGTACTGTTGATGTTCCGCAAGAAGCTTTTATGGCAGTGCTGCGCTTGGATCAGCAGTAA
- a CDS encoding Hsp70 family protein produces MEILETIGFDLGHGETAVAKAVVESIEPPQMLEINNKKNQITALGWHPQLGYLVGEQALIQAGVTQLQISFKQKPNHDLDYRKTISTFVATYYRLLQESKQIEGGTTSYFYVGCPSGWSLGEREEYQKLLQTAGIPQLSVVPESRAAFMQAKEAGKLEYEKLKSSVLIVDIGSSTTDFTLVKSLHEIPVDFGSNALGASLIDHAIFERTLAQHDQKALLEKVFNEYPHHQARCELACRKAKENYFSNEQLYSDSQSFARGFESINEQIYFIPQVNKLVMEEILNQPLTELGQKSWMQAFRAAVSEAKQKLNQQNIVPKLLLMTGGASRMKFTHQICQEIFPEPETLLRPDPEPERCIALGLARVGRWDLRANAFKQEVNKLFESQKLKDLIARQIPELVGLLIKPLADNLIESAVRTGIKDWQKNQTRTLADLETSMKERAQQWLKSDRAQQIINNQCISWFNNQIQPDLAAETDPICRQFHIPRSSLRFEEGIDPAFVNPELRIGDAILADTVAFIVNVVIGGGTLASIITLILTGHFTWPIALVYGASVMAAGMELNRQGVKEAIKTNVDVPSWLRPSFLNDKKIDDICKQIKPEVEKVLQEQLTANQEAFAQLIAKVEQGLQKALSTKVQEAIILIQ; encoded by the coding sequence ATGGAAATTTTAGAAACAATTGGTTTTGATTTGGGACATGGTGAAACAGCTGTAGCAAAAGCTGTAGTGGAGAGTATCGAACCTCCCCAGATGCTGGAAATTAATAATAAGAAAAACCAAATAACGGCTCTTGGTTGGCATCCTCAATTAGGTTATCTTGTCGGAGAACAAGCGTTAATTCAAGCCGGTGTAACTCAGCTGCAAATATCTTTTAAGCAAAAACCAAATCACGATCTAGATTATAGAAAAACAATTAGCACTTTTGTTGCAACCTACTATCGTCTTTTGCAAGAAAGCAAACAAATCGAAGGCGGAACAACAAGCTACTTTTACGTTGGTTGTCCCTCAGGATGGTCACTAGGCGAACGGGAAGAATATCAAAAGCTACTACAAACTGCTGGTATTCCCCAATTAAGTGTTGTACCTGAATCACGGGCTGCTTTTATGCAAGCCAAGGAAGCCGGAAAACTGGAGTATGAAAAGCTGAAATCATCAGTACTAATTGTTGATATTGGTTCTTCAACTACCGATTTTACTCTCGTTAAAAGCTTACATGAAATTCCAGTAGATTTTGGTAGCAATGCTTTAGGAGCATCTTTAATTGATCATGCTATTTTTGAACGTACTCTCGCTCAACATGATCAAAAAGCGTTACTCGAAAAAGTATTTAATGAATATCCCCATCATCAAGCTCGTTGTGAACTTGCCTGCCGCAAAGCTAAAGAAAATTATTTTTCTAACGAACAGTTATACAGTGATTCTCAATCTTTTGCCCGGGGTTTCGAGTCGATTAACGAACAGATTTATTTTATTCCCCAAGTTAACAAATTGGTGATGGAGGAAATCTTGAACCAACCCTTAACCGAACTAGGACAAAAAAGTTGGATGCAAGCATTTCGCGCCGCCGTCAGTGAGGCAAAACAAAAGCTGAATCAACAAAATATTGTGCCGAAACTTTTACTTATGACTGGCGGTGCATCGCGGATGAAGTTTACACATCAAATTTGCCAGGAAATTTTTCCCGAACCAGAAACACTCCTGCGTCCCGACCCGGAACCAGAACGGTGTATTGCGCTGGGTTTAGCGCGAGTCGGACGATGGGATTTACGGGCAAATGCCTTCAAACAAGAAGTCAATAAACTATTTGAATCACAAAAGCTCAAAGATTTAATTGCAAGACAGATCCCGGAATTAGTCGGATTATTGATCAAGCCACTGGCAGATAATTTGATTGAAAGCGCTGTGAGAACAGGTATCAAAGATTGGCAAAAGAATCAAACCCGGACTTTAGCTGATTTGGAAACATCTATGAAAGAGCGAGCACAACAGTGGCTGAAAAGCGATCGCGCTCAACAAATAATAAATAATCAATGCATCAGTTGGTTTAATAATCAAATTCAACCAGACTTAGCCGCAGAAACCGACCCGATTTGTCGTCAGTTTCACATACCCAGAAGTAGTTTAAGGTTTGAGGAAGGCATCGATCCAGCTTTTGTCAACCCAGAGTTACGCATTGGTGATGCTATCCTTGCTGACACAGTAGCATTTATCGTCAATGTGGTAATTGGTGGAGGTACTCTCGCCAGTATCATTACTCTCATCCTCACCGGACACTTTACCTGGCCAATTGCCTTAGTATATGGCGCTTCAGTGATGGCAGCAGGCATGGAACTAAACCGCCAGGGTGTCAAAGAAGCAATCAAGACAAATGTCGATGTCCCTAGTTGGCTACGTCCTAGTTTTTTAAATGACAAGAAAATCGACGATATATGCAAGCAAATTAAGCCTGAGGTAGAGAAAGTGCTGCAAGAACAACTAACAGCAAATCAAGAAGCTTTTGCTCAATTAATTGCCAAAGTGGAGCAAGGGTTGCAAAAAGCTCTTTCCACAAAGGTTCAAGAGGCAATCATTCTCATTCAATAA
- a CDS encoding S8 family peptidase produces MQLQFESTDIFTDIDPRLQRLLERKSRGITIAATTSTEKEEVAVIAKVNNFKEWLSMNEVYPGANLGSTPNGERIVTGRIPVSRIEHIKQSKCVVSLKPAQALKSTININSPATAAIQDLYSQNSLEEQGSGVVVGIIDVGCDFAHKNFRNPDGSTRLLAFWNQDGHPNPKSPYGYGQEYRRDEINQALGASDPYAVLEYELEERAHGTHVMDIAVGNGQGSGFSGVAPAADIVFVQLSQNEYTPLIENGEKAVEKCFGDTVALLEAMTYIFNIAGDRPCVINISLGLYGGPHDGTTLVEQGIDALVSEKPNRAIVIAAGNSYDTGIHASGIVLPNHHFDLQWQIPHRNPRQKEIEIWYDGGDRFQLEIIAPDGSSLGRVDLGENGEVVDSEDNTIIFFTNRHCDPNNRDNVICVFMEPDLPGGIWTLRLHGVHVINGKFHAWIEREDQSQTCFVPPHDNTHTLNTIACGYKSIVVGSYDNTKTNKPLSFFSSSGPTRDGRQKPDLIAPGHHVWAAASRTATQVIRMSGTSMAAPVVSGAIALMFAEALAHNQSLTIEEICELLAASTQKNFLIHSQPERYGYGAINLNAAVSAVQDKFTRL; encoded by the coding sequence ATGCAATTGCAATTTGAATCAACAGATATATTTACTGACATCGACCCTCGGCTACAAAGACTACTTGAACGCAAAAGCCGAGGAATAACCATAGCTGCTACTACATCAACTGAAAAGGAAGAGGTTGCAGTTATTGCTAAGGTAAATAATTTCAAGGAATGGCTATCTATGAACGAAGTCTATCCGGGTGCTAACTTGGGTAGTACGCCCAATGGTGAGCGAATTGTCACAGGTAGAATTCCAGTTTCTCGAATTGAGCATATAAAGCAGTCCAAGTGTGTGGTTAGCTTGAAACCAGCACAAGCACTAAAATCAACTATAAATATTAATTCTCCAGCAACTGCCGCTATCCAAGACCTTTATTCTCAAAATTCTCTAGAAGAACAGGGAAGTGGTGTTGTAGTTGGTATTATTGATGTCGGTTGTGACTTTGCTCACAAAAATTTTCGTAATCCTGATGGTTCTACCAGATTACTAGCTTTTTGGAACCAAGATGGTCATCCTAATCCTAAAAGTCCCTATGGATATGGTCAAGAATATAGGCGGGATGAGATCAATCAAGCACTTGGCGCAAGTGATCCTTATGCTGTCTTAGAATACGAACTAGAAGAAAGGGCCCACGGCACTCACGTTATGGATATTGCCGTTGGTAACGGACAAGGGAGTGGTTTTTCGGGTGTAGCCCCCGCCGCAGATATCGTGTTTGTTCAACTATCTCAAAATGAATATACTCCTCTGATTGAAAATGGTGAAAAAGCCGTAGAAAAGTGTTTTGGCGATACGGTGGCCCTGTTGGAAGCAATGACATATATCTTTAATATTGCTGGCGATCGCCCTTGTGTAATTAACATTAGTCTGGGGCTGTATGGTGGGCCTCATGACGGGACAACTTTAGTTGAACAGGGTATTGATGCTTTAGTTTCCGAAAAGCCAAACCGAGCTATAGTAATTGCTGCTGGTAATAGCTACGATACAGGCATTCATGCATCTGGAATTGTGTTGCCTAATCATCACTTTGATCTCCAGTGGCAAATCCCTCACAGAAATCCTAGACAAAAAGAAATAGAAATATGGTACGATGGAGGTGATCGCTTTCAACTAGAAATTATTGCTCCCGATGGTAGTAGTCTGGGTCGGGTGGATTTGGGAGAAAATGGAGAAGTAGTAGACAGTGAAGACAACACCATTATCTTCTTCACTAACCGCCACTGTGATCCCAATAACAGAGATAACGTTATTTGTGTATTTATGGAACCTGATTTACCAGGTGGGATTTGGACGCTACGCCTCCACGGAGTTCATGTCATCAATGGGAAATTTCATGCTTGGATTGAGCGTGAAGATCAAAGTCAAACTTGTTTTGTTCCTCCCCACGATAATACCCACACCCTCAACACCATCGCCTGTGGATATAAAAGTATCGTGGTTGGTTCCTACGATAACACTAAAACCAATAAGCCCCTATCATTCTTTTCCAGTTCCGGCCCCACACGCGATGGACGGCAAAAACCAGATTTGATTGCCCCTGGTCATCACGTCTGGGCTGCTGCCTCACGCACAGCTACTCAAGTTATACGTATGTCTGGTACTAGTATGGCTGCTCCTGTGGTGAGTGGGGCGATCGCCTTAATGTTTGCTGAAGCCCTTGCTCACAACCAGTCACTCACCATTGAGGAGATTTGTGAGCTTTTGGCAGCAAGTACCCAAAAGAATTTTCTTATACATAGCCAACCGGAACGTTATGGCTATGGAGCGATCAACCTGAATGCAGCTGTGTCAGCTGTACAAGACAAGTTTACTCGGCTATGA
- the aac(6') gene encoding aminoglycoside 6'-N-acetyltransferase → MKIVKVTQDNFNEWLDLALQLWSTESVEQMQASLTNILQSPREDGFLIRTDDGTAMGFMNLSLRYEYVPGATQSPVAYVEGIYVKDEYRKQGVGKSLIQYAQKWALEHGCGELASDALLENKASYEFHTKVGFQEVERIVTFIKQIPSSE, encoded by the coding sequence GTGAAAATTGTCAAAGTTACCCAGGATAACTTTAATGAGTGGCTAGATCTAGCTTTACAATTATGGTCAACTGAATCAGTCGAACAAATGCAGGCAAGTCTGACAAATATTCTCCAATCTCCTCGTGAAGATGGATTTCTCATCAGAACTGATGATGGAACAGCGATGGGATTTATGAATCTTTCTTTGCGCTATGAGTATGTTCCTGGTGCTACTCAGAGTCCTGTTGCATATGTGGAAGGGATTTATGTGAAAGATGAATATCGAAAACAAGGTGTGGGTAAATCCTTAATCCAGTATGCCCAAAAGTGGGCACTGGAACATGGATGTGGGGAACTTGCTTCAGATGCTTTACTGGAAAATAAAGCAAGTTACGAGTTTCATACAAAAGTAGGGTTTCAAGAAGTGGAACGAATTGTAACCTTTATCAAGCAAATACCTTCTTCTGAGTGA